In Microbulbifer sp. GL-2, the following are encoded in one genomic region:
- the tssA gene encoding type VI secretion system protein TssA has protein sequence MAFPNTINIEELTAPISSDSPAGEDIREDRSPTSDYYSIKDARNSARAAERSAMFDVADTDLLAPWRDVAKSAEKILTKKGKDLEVASWYTEALIRLHGFTGLRDGFQLIDQLIENFWDGLYPLPDEDGIETKVAPLTGLNGDGGDGTLLMPIRSAPVTPEGDYGDFSFFQHQQARDADRIADDDAKAARIETLGYSLEDVNLCVNSASNDWAQNLIETIESCAAHYKNINDTLRKSCGHDAPPSTNVSSLLDEVTRTARFIYKAQLESIAALAEAESAQSDEVEAGETVSGEAVPNVAATLVANAIAAPTGPVSSREDALRLLEQAAKYFRTYEPHTPLAPGLERLIGWGRMTVSELMTELLPDEQSRALYSQLTGVRLDGTDTQRYVAPPVSSSTPSSAPATSEPASATSEPAPASDAAWGGQPQEEASTGW, from the coding sequence ATGGCATTCCCAAATACAATAAATATCGAAGAACTTACTGCCCCGATCTCCTCGGATAGCCCGGCGGGAGAGGATATTCGGGAGGATCGCTCGCCGACTTCGGACTACTACTCCATCAAGGATGCGCGCAACAGTGCCCGGGCCGCAGAGCGCTCGGCTATGTTTGATGTAGCAGATACTGATCTGCTGGCACCCTGGCGAGATGTAGCCAAATCTGCCGAAAAGATTCTCACCAAGAAAGGCAAGGATCTGGAGGTGGCCAGCTGGTACACCGAGGCACTTATCCGTCTGCACGGCTTTACTGGCTTGCGAGATGGTTTCCAGCTGATCGACCAGTTGATTGAAAATTTTTGGGACGGCCTGTATCCACTACCCGATGAAGACGGCATAGAGACCAAAGTAGCCCCGCTGACTGGCCTCAATGGCGACGGTGGTGATGGTACCCTGTTGATGCCGATCCGCAGTGCTCCGGTGACGCCTGAGGGGGACTACGGTGATTTTTCGTTCTTCCAGCACCAGCAGGCGCGCGATGCCGATCGAATTGCTGATGACGATGCTAAGGCCGCACGAATTGAAACCCTGGGCTACAGCCTTGAAGACGTCAACCTGTGTGTGAACAGCGCGAGCAATGACTGGGCTCAAAACCTGATTGAGACTATTGAGTCCTGTGCGGCCCACTATAAAAACATAAACGACACCCTGCGCAAAAGTTGTGGCCATGATGCACCACCCTCGACAAATGTTTCCTCATTGTTGGATGAGGTAACGCGCACAGCCAGGTTTATATACAAGGCCCAGTTAGAATCGATAGCCGCCCTGGCTGAGGCGGAATCAGCACAGAGTGATGAAGTTGAGGCAGGAGAGACTGTTTCAGGGGAAGCGGTTCCAAATGTTGCGGCAACCCTGGTAGCCAACGCTATTGCTGCGCCGACAGGGCCGGTGTCATCGCGCGAGGATGCGCTTCGATTACTGGAGCAGGCAGCCAAGTATTTTCGCACTTACGAACCCCACACTCCCTTGGCACCCGGCTTGGAGAGACTTATAGGGTGGGGTCGAATGACGGTTTCCGAATTGATGACAGAGTTGCTGCCGGACGAACAGTCCCGCGCTCTCTACTCCCAGCTCACAGGAGTGCGCCTGGATGGCACCGATACCCAGCGCTACGTTGCGCCACCGGTATCGAGTAGCACCCCTTCGTCTGCACCGGCTACATCTGAGCCTGCGTCTGCCACTTCTGAGCCTGCGCCTGCTTCTGATGCTGCTTGGGGCGGTCAACCACAAGAAGAAGCCAGCACAGGTTGGTAG
- the tssF gene encoding type VI secretion system baseplate subunit TssF gives MSEKLIDLYERELAFIQQTSAEFARMHPAAASRLQLDAETVDDPLVGRLLSGFAYMNARVQQKLSDDFPELTDAMLETLYPHYLRPIPSFAIVQFEPEADLDAITPVEARTLLESESFQGQTCRFTTSYPVDISPFQPVSASLMPRPFIAPGCNDIQGANAVLKLSLKALSPDLSFAEMKPENLRFFLRGQASHVYALYDLLLTKCVKLVVANGESDPKPTFLTPEDIRQVGLDEDQGLLPYPDTAFNGYRLLTEYFAFPEKFLFLDVANLHKALNDNYGDTLNLYFYLSETHEELEKQLVPSMFALGCTPVVNLFSQSADPIPLSHTQYNYQIVPDARRSDGLEIYSIDEVAATDGDGETTNYRPFYGIKHSQHHAEQSAFWYSRRRDVIEGEHRNEQASEVDISLVDLDFNPHRISDQTLDIKLTCCNRNLPKKLPSGNAQPYLEVVDGDVPASRISSVVAPTATLRPPRRERGYWRLISHLNLNHLSLSGDQGCDALKEIFRLYDFRDSASTRNLIESLLKLNTKPVTAPIQIDQSVVLCRGTEVEIELDSMMLTGTSPLLLASIIERFLGLYCSINSFTKLIATMSGRDGDLKRWPPRAGEKALL, from the coding sequence ATGAGTGAAAAATTAATAGATCTCTACGAGCGTGAATTAGCCTTTATTCAGCAAACTTCTGCTGAGTTTGCCCGAATGCATCCCGCAGCTGCTTCACGCCTGCAATTGGATGCTGAAACAGTTGACGACCCGCTGGTAGGACGTTTGCTATCGGGTTTTGCCTATATGAATGCGCGGGTGCAGCAAAAACTCAGCGATGATTTTCCAGAGCTGACAGATGCGATGCTGGAAACTCTATATCCGCATTACCTGCGGCCAATTCCCTCGTTTGCCATTGTCCAGTTTGAACCGGAAGCAGATCTCGACGCTATCACTCCAGTTGAGGCAAGAACTCTATTGGAAAGTGAGAGTTTCCAAGGGCAGACCTGCCGCTTTACTACCAGTTACCCCGTAGATATCAGTCCATTCCAGCCGGTTAGCGCAAGCTTGATGCCGCGGCCTTTTATTGCACCAGGCTGTAATGATATCCAGGGGGCTAATGCGGTTCTAAAACTTTCCTTAAAAGCTTTAAGTCCAGATTTGAGCTTTGCGGAAATGAAACCGGAAAATTTACGCTTTTTTCTGCGCGGTCAAGCCTCGCATGTTTATGCCCTTTATGACCTGTTACTGACAAAGTGTGTAAAGCTTGTTGTTGCTAATGGCGAAAGTGACCCCAAGCCGACCTTCCTTACTCCAGAAGATATTAGGCAGGTAGGGCTGGATGAAGACCAGGGGTTGTTGCCGTATCCAGATACCGCGTTTAACGGTTATCGACTACTTACTGAGTATTTTGCATTTCCGGAAAAATTCCTGTTTCTGGATGTTGCCAATTTGCACAAGGCTTTGAATGATAACTACGGAGATACTTTAAATCTCTATTTTTATCTCTCCGAAACCCATGAAGAACTGGAAAAACAGCTGGTCCCCAGTATGTTTGCACTCGGTTGTACACCGGTTGTTAACCTGTTCAGCCAGAGTGCAGACCCAATACCTCTGAGTCACACACAATATAATTACCAAATTGTGCCCGATGCCCGGCGCAGTGATGGCCTGGAAATATATTCCATTGATGAGGTGGCTGCGACAGATGGAGATGGGGAGACGACTAACTATCGGCCATTTTATGGAATCAAGCACAGCCAGCACCATGCCGAGCAGTCCGCTTTTTGGTACAGTCGGCGCCGCGACGTCATTGAAGGTGAGCATCGCAATGAGCAGGCATCCGAGGTGGACATCAGCCTGGTAGATCTCGACTTCAATCCACACAGAATCAGTGATCAGACACTGGACATAAAGCTGACCTGCTGCAATCGCAATCTGCCAAAAAAATTACCCAGCGGGAATGCTCAGCCTTATCTTGAAGTCGTGGATGGAGATGTTCCAGCCAGTCGAATCAGCAGTGTAGTGGCTCCTACCGCTACGTTGAGACCACCTAGGAGGGAGCGTGGTTACTGGCGATTAATCTCCCACCTGAACCTGAACCATCTCTCCCTTTCTGGTGATCAGGGTTGCGATGCACTGAAAGAGATATTCAGATTGTATGATTTCCGTGACTCTGCCAGTACCCGTAACCTGATCGAGTCACTGTTAAAATTGAATACCAAGCCTGTTACCGCGCCAATTCAGATTGACCAAAGCGTTGTTCTTTGTCGGGGTACCGAAGTGGAGATTGAGCTTGATTCAATGATGCTGACTGGTACCAGCCCACTTTTACTAGCCAGTATTATTGAGCGCTTTTTGGGCCTCTATTGTTCTATTAATTCGTTTACCAAATTGATTGCCACCATGAGTGGAAGAGATGGAGACTTGAAAAGATGGCCACCTCGCGCCGGCGAAAAAGCTTTACTGTAA
- the tssC gene encoding type VI secretion system contractile sheath large subunit produces the protein MEDHVDVLPEKLAKGEQSELRRFLREPDDLFAFEYWLTEICPCSNKENFSVRQYLSRMIMELDELICDQVNRIIHHPRFQQLEACWRGLSMLVFNTPHSESIKIKLLDASWRDLSKDMERAPDFDQSGLFHLVYNEEFGTPGGEPFGLLLGDYYVSHRPMPDHPYDDVFTLQGIAHTAAAAFAPFVCAATPHLFGIDHFDDLAKPIQFSEVFRQKEYIRWNSLRDLEDSRFVAITLPHVLMREPYNVEFSRYRGLRFQEQVNASHNRHYLWGNACFALGAVLLREFSEVGWFSHIRGVARDHMGGGLVTQLPKIPYRPDSQPTMVRMSASILVTDFAERDLSELGFACLSHCYDTPYSAFNSVPSLQKAKQYTSKAATANARISSMLQQILCASRFAHYIKVMIRDKVGAYMNAADCERQLQHWLDRYTTGRDDLSWEMLARYPLREARVRVVDEPGKAGSYQSVIHLKSHYTVDHLVSELKLTTALATIGVGGT, from the coding sequence ATGGAAGATCACGTAGACGTACTACCGGAAAAGTTGGCCAAGGGGGAGCAGAGCGAGCTTCGGCGTTTTTTGCGTGAGCCAGATGACCTGTTTGCCTTTGAATATTGGCTTACTGAAATTTGCCCCTGTTCAAACAAGGAAAATTTTTCCGTTCGCCAATACCTTAGCCGCATGATTATGGAGCTGGATGAGCTGATTTGCGATCAGGTCAACCGGATTATTCATCATCCCCGCTTCCAGCAACTTGAAGCCTGTTGGCGTGGCTTGTCCATGCTGGTTTTCAATACACCACACTCAGAAAGCATCAAGATAAAGCTTTTGGATGCAAGCTGGCGCGACTTGAGCAAAGACATGGAAAGAGCCCCGGACTTCGATCAGTCCGGCCTGTTTCATCTGGTTTACAACGAGGAGTTTGGTACTCCTGGTGGTGAACCTTTTGGTTTGTTATTGGGTGACTATTATGTCAGCCATAGACCGATGCCGGACCATCCCTATGATGATGTTTTTACTCTGCAAGGGATAGCACATACGGCAGCTGCCGCTTTTGCTCCCTTTGTATGTGCAGCCACTCCGCACCTGTTTGGTATCGACCATTTTGATGACCTGGCAAAACCGATCCAATTTTCCGAAGTTTTTCGCCAGAAAGAATATATTCGCTGGAATAGTTTGCGTGATCTGGAAGACAGCCGCTTTGTAGCGATTACCTTGCCGCACGTACTGATGCGTGAGCCCTACAATGTTGAATTCTCTCGCTATCGTGGCCTGCGTTTCCAAGAACAGGTAAACGCCTCTCACAACAGGCATTATTTATGGGGTAATGCCTGTTTTGCCTTGGGTGCAGTTTTATTGCGTGAATTTAGCGAGGTCGGCTGGTTTTCCCATATTCGCGGTGTTGCTCGCGATCACATGGGCGGTGGCCTGGTGACCCAATTGCCGAAAATACCTTATCGGCCAGATAGCCAACCGACCATGGTGCGTATGTCAGCATCGATCCTGGTTACGGATTTTGCCGAACGGGATTTATCTGAACTGGGCTTTGCCTGCTTAAGCCACTGTTACGATACACCCTACAGTGCATTTAACAGTGTGCCGTCTTTGCAGAAAGCTAAGCAGTACACATCTAAGGCAGCCACCGCCAACGCACGGATCAGTTCCATGTTGCAACAGATTCTGTGCGCATCCCGCTTTGCACACTATATCAAGGTGATGATCAGGGATAAGGTCGGGGCATATATGAATGCTGCCGACTGCGAGCGTCAGCTGCAACATTGGTTGGATCGTTACACGACTGGCCGCGACGACCTCTCATGGGAAATGCTTGCGCGTTATCCACTGCGCGAAGCGCGGGTCAGGGTGGTTGATGAGCCGGGTAAGGCGGGTAGCTATCAGAGCGTTATTCACTTAAAGAGCCACTACACAGTTGATCACTTGGTATCTGAACTGAAACTTACTACGGCACTGGCGACCATAGGTGTGGGAGGTACATAA
- the tssB gene encoding type VI secretion system contractile sheath small subunit: protein MSESIHNKLKRVRKPRVHITYDVETNGAEVKKELPFVAGVMGDYSGDNTENRKSLKDRKFVQIDRDNFNDVMAKVNPKLNLQVENTLSGDGSKMAVDLDFRQMDDFSPEQLVEQVEPLKQLLEARSKLRDLLSKADRSEELEKVLEDILKSTENVGAISEQLGLDKDKGEDSE from the coding sequence ATGTCTGAGAGCATCCACAATAAACTAAAGCGTGTGCGCAAGCCGCGTGTGCATATTACTTATGACGTAGAAACTAATGGCGCTGAAGTCAAAAAGGAGCTTCCTTTCGTGGCGGGCGTCATGGGCGATTACTCAGGTGATAACACTGAGAATCGTAAGTCGTTGAAAGATCGTAAATTCGTTCAAATCGATCGCGATAACTTCAACGATGTAATGGCCAAGGTAAATCCGAAGTTGAACCTGCAGGTAGAAAATACCCTGTCGGGAGACGGCAGTAAGATGGCTGTAGATCTCGACTTCAGACAAATGGATGATTTCTCTCCAGAGCAGCTTGTCGAGCAGGTAGAGCCGCTGAAGCAGCTTCTGGAAGCGCGCAGTAAATTGCGTGACCTTCTGAGTAAGGCCGACCGCTCAGAAGAGCTGGAAAAGGTTCTGGAAGATATCCTGAAGAGCACGGAAAACGTTGGTGCTATTTCCGAGCAGCTGGGCCTGGATAAGGATAAAGGAGAGGACTCAGAATGA
- the tssG gene encoding type VI secretion system baseplate subunit TssG, giving the protein MATSRRRKSFTVIERLRREPYNFDFFQAVRLVERAVSMSDGDFCNEPIAGAAPPSKELIRFSAQSGLSFVGSDVLRLEKKQSAGTEAQEHDLNQWHMEVGFTGLIGSQGVMPYYLTELVQKELRENNTALRDFLDMFNHRHVSLFYQAWYKYQLPVNYERQRLRTERDPDLFTQAIASLAGLGTSEMRYRMPVPDEAMLGMAGHLSQGHCSAAALTSMIKHYFDLTVSVEQFQGQWDELPKDILCRLPCDEAPSGVNNCLGINTILGTHCFQAQNKFRVIIEPMAYEQFMTIAPGTQKLEALKAFIKFSAGVEMDFELSVSLPTEQISPVQLNRKSESEPLLGWNTHMASEHEAVDPVQITLSAENLSPDEALPTA; this is encoded by the coding sequence ATGGCCACCTCGCGCCGGCGAAAAAGCTTTACTGTAATAGAGCGGCTGCGTCGAGAGCCCTACAATTTTGATTTTTTCCAGGCCGTTCGCCTTGTGGAGCGAGCTGTTTCCATGTCCGATGGGGATTTCTGCAATGAACCCATCGCTGGGGCTGCGCCGCCGTCAAAGGAGTTAATCCGCTTTAGCGCACAGTCTGGGCTGTCATTTGTTGGTTCAGATGTGCTGCGCTTAGAGAAAAAGCAGTCTGCTGGTACAGAAGCGCAAGAACATGATTTAAACCAGTGGCATATGGAGGTTGGCTTTACGGGGCTGATCGGTAGTCAGGGAGTGATGCCTTATTACCTGACCGAGCTGGTACAAAAGGAACTAAGAGAAAATAATACTGCTCTGCGTGATTTTCTCGATATGTTCAATCACCGCCATGTGTCACTCTTTTATCAGGCTTGGTACAAATATCAGCTGCCGGTCAATTATGAGCGTCAGCGTCTGCGCACTGAACGTGATCCCGATCTCTTTACCCAGGCAATTGCCTCCCTGGCTGGACTTGGCACCAGTGAAATGCGTTATCGCATGCCGGTGCCTGATGAGGCAATGTTGGGGATGGCCGGCCATCTTAGCCAGGGGCACTGCTCCGCTGCTGCTCTGACCAGTATGATTAAACACTATTTTGATCTTACTGTGAGTGTTGAGCAATTTCAGGGGCAATGGGATGAATTACCCAAAGATATTCTCTGTCGCCTGCCCTGTGATGAAGCGCCCAGTGGGGTGAATAATTGCCTGGGTATAAATACGATTTTGGGTACACACTGTTTCCAGGCACAGAATAAATTCCGTGTGATTATTGAGCCGATGGCTTATGAGCAATTTATGACAATTGCACCGGGAACCCAGAAACTTGAAGCGTTAAAAGCATTTATTAAATTTAGCGCCGGTGTTGAAATGGACTTTGAACTTTCCGTGTCTTTACCAACTGAGCAGATATCCCCGGTACAGTTAAACAGGAAATCTGAAAGTGAACCCTTATTGGGATGGAATACCCATATGGCCAGTGAGCATGAGGCTGTGGATCCGGTACAAATTACATTGAGTGCTGAAAATTTGTCTCCCGATGAAGCTTTACCAACAGCATAA
- the tssE gene encoding type VI secretion system baseplate subunit TssE — translation MAKEKRLLAPVLDRLLESSNRLDMHQSHQVLRQLREGVRRDLEYLFNTRYRCISVPDGLENLEYSNINYGLPDLSTVNLSSLSSRKQFCRDIEKTILNFEPRIRSVKVTTQEKVDAEDPSIRFRVEAVLHVNPAAEVIVFDSALNPVTQMVDVSEIM, via the coding sequence ATGGCAAAGGAAAAACGTCTATTGGCGCCTGTGTTGGACAGATTACTGGAGTCCTCCAATAGGTTGGATATGCATCAATCACATCAGGTGTTGCGGCAGTTGCGTGAGGGAGTTCGACGCGACCTCGAATACCTGTTTAATACTCGCTATCGTTGTATCTCTGTTCCTGATGGATTGGAAAACCTCGAATACTCCAATATTAATTACGGTCTCCCGGATTTATCCACGGTGAATTTATCCTCACTGAGCAGTAGGAAGCAGTTTTGCCGAGATATAGAGAAAACGATCTTAAATTTTGAACCGAGAATACGTTCTGTAAAAGTTACCACCCAGGAAAAGGTTGATGCAGAGGATCCGAGTATACGCTTCCGTGTGGAAGCAGTTTTACACGTAAATCCGGCCGCAGAAGTGATTGTTTTCGATTCGGCCCTGAATCCAGTGACCCAAATGGTAGACGTGTCTGAGATTATGTAA
- the tagF gene encoding type VI secretion system-associated protein TagF: protein MHNTIGIFGKLPGHGDFIQRQLPGSFVSVWDEWLQRAVHGSREIMGDEWLDYYLTSPIWRFVHGKGVIDESAWAGILVPSVDSVGRYFPLTIAAPLPPATDAFAFMSQAKDWFQGLSELAVSALQNMLHADRLFEAFAQVPEGMGRVVLARSQSDFFVSSGDSSGIESSYAGLLGQVCGKSFASYSLWWCEGSQHLAPTSLLCPSLPSPEFYCSMLGARQ, encoded by the coding sequence TTGCACAACACGATAGGTATATTTGGCAAGCTGCCGGGGCACGGGGATTTTATCCAACGCCAGCTGCCCGGCAGTTTTGTCAGTGTGTGGGATGAGTGGCTTCAGCGTGCTGTACACGGCTCCCGGGAAATTATGGGTGACGAATGGTTGGATTATTATTTGACCAGTCCGATTTGGCGTTTTGTGCATGGAAAGGGTGTGATCGATGAAAGCGCCTGGGCGGGGATACTTGTTCCCAGTGTGGATAGTGTTGGCCGATATTTTCCGCTGACGATCGCCGCGCCGCTGCCTCCGGCAACTGATGCATTTGCCTTTATGTCACAAGCGAAAGACTGGTTCCAGGGATTGTCCGAACTGGCGGTCAGCGCTTTGCAAAATATGCTGCATGCGGATCGTTTGTTTGAGGCCTTTGCCCAGGTTCCTGAAGGGATGGGCAGGGTAGTGCTTGCGAGATCTCAGTCCGACTTTTTTGTATCCAGTGGTGATAGTTCGGGTATTGAAAGTAGTTATGCGGGGCTGCTGGGGCAAGTGTGCGGAAAGAGCTTTGCCAGTTATAGCCTGTGGTGGTGTGAAGGGTCACAGCACCTGGCTCCGACCAGCTTGTTGTGTCCATCACTGCCGAGTCCTGAATTCTATTGCTCCATGTTGGGGGCAAGGCAGTAG
- the tssC gene encoding type VI secretion system contractile sheath large subunit, which yields MSTEVENVAESEAEEQSSNLLEQAIAATKQTEPQEAQDLLANLTEQVLKGTVTWDRNLTQTIKTAVSAIDQAMSKQLSAILHDEKFQKLEGSWRGLNHLVMNSETGATMKIRMLNLSKRELFRDLDKAVEFDQSQTFKKIYEEEFGTAGGEPYGCMIGDFEFTSHPEDIELLSKMSNVAAAGFCPFISAAGSGMFGFDDYTELSKPRDLGGIFESAEYIKWRGFRDSDDSRFVTLVMPRTLARTPYGANTKPIEAFDFEEFEVDESGVSRPAEHDQYCWMNASYVMGTTMTRAFAENSWCTAIRGAEGGGKVEGLPSHVFKSDDGDLDQKCPTEIGITDRREAELSAQGFLPLCHYKNTDYSVFFGSQSAQKAKAYDDPDATANAAISARLPYLMATSRIAHYLKVMARDKVGSFMEASDCERWLNKWISQYTNSNPEASPEMKAKYPLSEARVEVKEIPGQPGSYSAVAYLKPWLQMEELTTSMRMVANIPSAG from the coding sequence ATGAGCACAGAAGTAGAAAATGTAGCGGAAAGCGAAGCAGAGGAGCAATCGTCCAACCTGCTGGAGCAGGCGATTGCCGCAACCAAACAAACTGAGCCACAGGAAGCGCAGGACCTGCTCGCGAACCTCACCGAGCAAGTTCTAAAAGGCACCGTCACCTGGGATCGCAACCTGACCCAGACCATCAAGACAGCGGTCAGCGCTATCGACCAGGCCATGTCCAAGCAGCTGTCTGCCATTTTGCACGATGAAAAATTCCAGAAGCTGGAAGGTTCCTGGCGGGGCCTCAATCACTTGGTGATGAATTCTGAAACCGGGGCAACAATGAAGATCCGCATGCTCAACCTGAGCAAGCGTGAATTGTTCCGCGACCTGGACAAGGCTGTTGAGTTCGACCAGAGCCAGACCTTCAAAAAAATCTATGAAGAAGAATTTGGCACCGCTGGTGGCGAGCCCTACGGCTGCATGATCGGTGATTTTGAATTTACCAGCCACCCTGAAGATATCGAGCTTTTGAGTAAGATGTCCAACGTTGCTGCTGCAGGTTTCTGTCCATTTATTTCCGCAGCTGGTTCCGGCATGTTCGGCTTCGATGACTACACCGAGCTGTCCAAACCTCGTGACCTCGGCGGTATCTTCGAATCAGCCGAGTACATCAAATGGCGCGGTTTCCGCGATAGTGATGACTCCCGTTTCGTCACCCTGGTAATGCCGCGCACCCTGGCTCGCACCCCTTATGGTGCTAACACCAAGCCGATCGAAGCTTTCGATTTTGAAGAGTTTGAAGTTGATGAGTCCGGTGTTTCCCGTCCAGCGGAACATGACCAGTACTGCTGGATGAACGCCTCTTATGTAATGGGTACCACTATGACCAGGGCTTTCGCTGAGAACTCCTGGTGTACCGCAATTCGTGGTGCAGAAGGTGGCGGTAAGGTTGAAGGTTTACCCTCTCATGTATTCAAAAGTGATGATGGCGACCTGGACCAGAAATGCCCTACCGAAATCGGTATTACTGATCGCCGTGAAGCTGAGCTTAGTGCACAGGGCTTCCTGCCTCTTTGCCATTACAAGAATACTGATTATTCAGTGTTCTTCGGTTCCCAGAGCGCGCAGAAAGCCAAGGCTTACGATGATCCGGATGCAACCGCAAACGCTGCTATCTCCGCGCGCCTGCCCTACCTGATGGCCACCTCCCGTATTGCCCACTACCTGAAAGTAATGGCGCGTGACAAGGTTGGTTCTTTCATGGAAGCCAGTGACTGTGAGCGCTGGCTGAACAAGTGGATTTCCCAATACACCAACTCCAACCCTGAAGCGAGCCCGGAAATGAAAGCGAAGTACCCGCTTTCTGAGGCCCGCGTGGAAGTGAAGGAAATTCCTGGACAGCCCGGTAGCTACAGTGCGGTGGCTTACCTGAAGCCCTGGCTGCAGATGGAAGAGCTGACTACATCCATGCGTATGGTGGCTAACATCCCGTCTGCAGGATAA
- a CDS encoding SapC family protein translates to MKQIVVLNKNKHRWHSFEAGKLSNSDSQHICPVYPAEFHAVAGDCPIVFAKSKDGERLESCAMLGIKPGKNLFWQEGKWQGNYIPATLRAYPFYLQYRDNNPKSAVVCIDSSALSPAEPRGSGHKLFKESGEPSQHLASARDLLQKIHQQKMQGKEFIHCLIEMDLLQEQVVLVDLPGNTKHQLSGVFCISEKRLNELNGRDILTLRKCGYLAYIYAHIFSLKQSGNLSHLFNKYHARSLH, encoded by the coding sequence ATGAAACAAATAGTTGTACTAAATAAAAACAAGCACCGCTGGCATAGTTTTGAGGCCGGCAAACTTTCTAACAGCGATAGCCAGCATATCTGTCCAGTATACCCGGCCGAATTCCACGCGGTTGCGGGGGACTGCCCAATTGTCTTTGCCAAGTCAAAGGACGGTGAGCGCCTGGAGAGTTGTGCCATGTTGGGTATCAAACCCGGTAAGAATCTATTTTGGCAGGAGGGGAAATGGCAGGGAAACTATATACCGGCAACCTTGAGAGCGTACCCTTTTTACCTGCAGTACAGGGACAATAATCCAAAAAGTGCAGTGGTCTGTATCGATTCTTCAGCGTTGTCGCCGGCGGAGCCCCGTGGGTCAGGACATAAATTATTTAAAGAAAGCGGCGAGCCCAGCCAGCATTTGGCAAGTGCGAGGGATCTACTGCAAAAAATTCACCAGCAAAAGATGCAGGGCAAGGAATTTATCCACTGCCTCATCGAGATGGACCTGCTACAGGAACAGGTGGTACTGGTGGATCTGCCAGGCAATACAAAACACCAGCTTAGCGGGGTTTTCTGTATTTCTGAGAAGCGCTTGAATGAATTGAACGGACGCGACATTTTAACTTTGCGAAAGTGTGGTTATTTGGCATATATCTATGCACATATTTTCAGTCTGAAGCAGTCTGGGAACTTGAGCCATCTGTTCAATAAATATCATGCGCGTTCTCTGCATTAA